The following nucleotide sequence is from Candidatus Rokuibacteriota bacterium.
GCCGCCTTCGCCCAGTACCTTCCCCCGAGCGCCGAGTTCCCGATGGGGACGGACCACATCGGGCGGGACATCCTGAGCCGCGTGGTCTGGGGGGCACGCCTCTCCCTCTACGTGGGCCTGGTCTCGGTAGCCTTCGGGATCACGCTCGGCGCGCTCTGGGGAATCATCACCGCGTACTTCGGCGGCCTGGCGGACAGCGCAAGCCAGCGCCTGGTGGACACGCTGATGGCCCTTCCTCCCATCGTCCTGGCGCTCTCCCTGATGGCAGCGCTCGGCCAGTCAGTCAACAACGTGATCATCGCGCTGGCGATATTATTGACTCCCACGGCGGCGCGGACCCTGAGGTCCGTGGCCCTCAGCATCAAGGAGAGCACCTACGTGGAAGCCGCACGGGCGGCAGGCTGCTCGCACTGGCGGATCATCTTTCTCCATATCTTGCCCAACAGCTTCGCCA
It contains:
- a CDS encoding ABC transporter permease gives rise to the protein MSRDAAVEPARAAGSVRDLLLVLGRFTVRQPLGAVGGVLVLGLVVTAIFAPQLAPHGAKDAAFAQYLPPSAEFPMGTDHIGRDILSRVVWGARLSLYVGLVSVAFGITLGALWGIITAYFGGLADSASQRLVDTLMALPPIVLALSLMAALGQSVNNVIIALAILLTPTAARTLRSVALSIKESTYVEAARAAGCSHWRIIFLHILPNSFATYIVLFTVNIGYAIVVEAALSFLGLGAPPDEPSWGGMLTAGTQALETAPWMIFFPGLAISLTVFGLNLLGDAIRDLTDPRLRGGLG